The Streptomyces vinaceus genome contains the following window.
GTCCCCTACGCCGAGCTGCGCATCCGCCGGCTGGCGCGGACCCGGCGCTTCGCCCACATCATCACCGACAACGAGTACGACCTCGAACGGGCCGCGCGCATCCGGGAGGACCTCGGCATCCCCGGCCAGTCGGCGCGCAGCGCCCGGCAGTTCCGCGACAAGGTCGTCATGAAGCAGACCGCGGGCCGTACGGTGGCCACCCCGCGCTACGCCCGGCTGACGACGATCGTCGACCTCACCCGGTTCATCGCCGACAACGACTACCCGGTCGTCGTCAAGCCGGTCAGCCAGGGCGGTTCGCGCGACATCGTCGTACTGCGCGACGAGGACGACCTGATGGCCTTCAGCCGCCGCCACTGGCGCGAGGACCTCATGGTCGAGGACTTCGTCGACGGCGAGATCTACCACGTCGACGCGATCCTGGCCCCCGGCTACCGGTTCGTGGCCTCCTCCCGTTACCTGCGCGACTGCCTCGGCGTGCTCTCCGGCCAGAACAACGGCTCCCTCCAGCTCGACCCCGCCGGCAAGCTCTCGCGGCGGCTGGAGGAGTTCCTCGACCGGGTCCTCGAAGCGTTCGACACCCCCGAGGTCGGCGCCTACCACCTGGAGGTGTTCCGCACGCCCGAGGACGAGTTCGTGCTCTGCGAGATCGCCTCGCGCGTCGGCGGCTCCCGCATCCCCGCCCTCACCCGCCTCACCTACGGCCTGGACCTGCACACCACCTGGCTCCGGCTCTCCTGCGGCCTGCCCGTGGACCCCGCGCCGAGCACACCGCCCGCCGAACTGCGCGGCTCCATCGGCATCGTCCCCCAGGGCCGCCCGGTGCGCGCACCGCAGAGCCTCCCGTTCGACTGGGTCGAGCACTACCAGGTCAACGAGCAGCTCGCGCTCGGCGCCGTGGCACAGAACAGCACCTCCAACCTCTGTTTCGCCCTGGTCCGCGGCGCCGACACCGCCGAGGTGGAGCAGCGCCTGCTCCAGGTCGAGGAGTGGATCCTGGACCACCTGATCGATGCCGACGGACCCGCCCGGCTCCCCGCGCCGTGAACGCCTGGCGAGAGGCGTCCCCCACCGCGCGCCTCCTGCTGGTCGCGGTGCTCTTCACCGGCCTGACCACCTTCATGTTCCTGCCGCTGCTGGCCATAGAGCTGACGGCGCAGGGCATACCGGCGGGCCGCACCGGCTTCCTCGTCGGCCTGCTCGCCTTCTCCGGCCAGGCGTTCTCGCTCCTGACCGGGCTGCTGGTCGACCGGTTCGGCGCCCGCCGGGTGATGGCCGCCGGCTTCCTGCTGCGCGTCCTCGGCTACGTACTGCTCGGACTCGGCGGCGCCGGGGCCCCGGCGCCGCTCGTGGCCGGGATCGCGGCCGTCGGCGTCGGCGGCTCCCTGCTGGGCCTGTCGACCAAGACGCTGCTCGTCTCGCAGGAGGGCGCCGATCCGCGCACGATGCTCGCGCTGCGCTCGACGTTCGTGAACGTCGGCGTCGTGGCCGGGCCCGCGCTGGGCGCCGCGGTGTACCCGCTCGGGTTCGGCTGGATCCTGGCGGCCTGCGTGCTCTCGCACGTCGTCCTCGGCACCTGCCTGGTCCTGCGACGGTCCGTGACGGCCTCCCGGTCACGGCCCGCCGCGGGGCGGGCCCCCGCCCCGGCGGCGGACGGCGCCCCCGCCGCACCGTGGACGCTGCGCCAGTGGCTGCCCCTGTGCGGGCTGGGGGTCGCGTACTGGGCGATCTACAGCCAGCTCAACGTCCTGCTCCCCATCACCGCGAACGAGATGACCGGCAGCGCCGCCGCGATCTCGGTGGTCTTCACCGCCAACGGGCTGCTCGTCGTGCTGTTCCAGTACACCCTGCTGCGCCACGTGTTCCGCCGGGCCACCGCCCGCACCCTGCTGGTCCTCGGCTTCCTCGCCTTCGCCTGCGCCTACGCCACGCTGATACCGCTGGCCGGGTGGTACTCGCTGCTCGCCTTCGTGGTGCCGGTCACGCTGGCGGAGATGCTGATCGGCCCCAGCCTCGACGAGCAGGCGGTCAGTGCCGCCGCCACCCGGCGCACCGGACTCGCGCTCGGCACCATGAGCGCCGCCGGGGCCCTGGGCAGCCTCTTCGGCTCCAGCGCGGGGGGCTACCTGCTGCAGAGCGCACGGGGCGGCAGCGAGGTGTGGCTGCTGCTCGTCGGCTCCTCCCTCGCCGCCGCGGCGATCTGTCTCCTCCTACCGAAAGTGCGTACGCGCC
Protein-coding sequences here:
- a CDS encoding MFS transporter translates to MNAWREASPTARLLLVAVLFTGLTTFMFLPLLAIELTAQGIPAGRTGFLVGLLAFSGQAFSLLTGLLVDRFGARRVMAAGFLLRVLGYVLLGLGGAGAPAPLVAGIAAVGVGGSLLGLSTKTLLVSQEGADPRTMLALRSTFVNVGVVAGPALGAAVYPLGFGWILAACVLSHVVLGTCLVLRRSVTASRSRPAAGRAPAPAADGAPAAPWTLRQWLPLCGLGVAYWAIYSQLNVLLPITANEMTGSAAAISVVFTANGLLVVLFQYTLLRHVFRRATARTLLVLGFLAFACAYATLIPLAGWYSLLAFVVPVTLAEMLIGPSLDEQAVSAAATRRTGLALGTMSAAGALGSLFGSSAGGYLLQSARGGSEVWLLLVGSSLAAAAICLLLPKVRTRHV
- a CDS encoding ATP-grasp domain-containing protein, producing the protein MTDVAIINYGAQHDYPAMLHELANGLHVFSHNPLAHTAGLGSYEHVEDCEFVPYAELRIRRLARTRRFAHIITDNEYDLERAARIREDLGIPGQSARSARQFRDKVVMKQTAGRTVATPRYARLTTIVDLTRFIADNDYPVVVKPVSQGGSRDIVVLRDEDDLMAFSRRHWREDLMVEDFVDGEIYHVDAILAPGYRFVASSRYLRDCLGVLSGQNNGSLQLDPAGKLSRRLEEFLDRVLEAFDTPEVGAYHLEVFRTPEDEFVLCEIASRVGGSRIPALTRLTYGLDLHTTWLRLSCGLPVDPAPSTPPAELRGSIGIVPQGRPVRAPQSLPFDWVEHYQVNEQLALGAVAQNSTSNLCFALVRGADTAEVEQRLLQVEEWILDHLIDADGPARLPAP